A genome region from Nitrosopumilus oxyclinae includes the following:
- a CDS encoding transcription factor S, translating into MKFCPKCEVKLKNSGSGLQCSKCGYTDGEKAKPTKKIAAEEEPDFSLLAFEGDEGEESNPTVKIDCEKCGHDEAVGWMFQTRSADEPTTRFYRCQKCKYTWRDYT; encoded by the coding sequence TTGAAGTTTTGCCCCAAATGTGAGGTCAAATTAAAAAATAGTGGATCCGGCCTCCAATGTTCTAAATGTGGTTATACTGATGGAGAAAAAGCTAAACCAACAAAAAAAATTGCTGCTGAAGAAGAACCAGATTTCTCATTACTTGCTTTTGAAGGAGATGAAGGCGAAGAATCTAATCCAACTGTCAAGATAGACTGTGAAAAATGTGGACATGATGAAGCAGTTGGTTGGATGTTCCAAACTAGAAGTGCAGATGAACCTACAACAAGATTCTATCGTTGTCAAAAATGCAAATACACCTGGCGTGATTACACATAA
- a CDS encoding DUF7482 domain-containing protein yields the protein MNKLQSLLIIGIVSIGIIFVSSSSDQLVDAGSRKKIHFTETITSSQDPGQGHENHQLALILSPNEGTIYDGSMTFTSSEPVQIIVLHEISSQESKGQPTWTVDGKTIYGLSLIDLQKNSGSFEFTGAALALHSPNSKKFTSTVSLDGWIRGQPTDVIMQKIEFEKDESSYLLSRTNVPATIPMHKGIYEGNQIHYIITDGSDKNYAKTISDKQEWNVEFAPVLADVPEKALQKLYVFKNGVKGNGIYGFQNEVFSSTPSQKSEYSALNSIVEVTWKVGQKEIEFKSAADVIAAEEGGRVKFNETGIVLNTPQIIWPDGQMKVRSDKEISDEMSYSGGQITEINKEEMTVTFVAHRGWGPDGRTIYYIVTDATPSGPAETMGVASSPSSANLITHSGAVDLFQFKNGITGSGPLGFQAGIAGASLGDANYSPMWRIYLVEWNDEKSAKILETRSDIDSFSKEDKLSVSIARPTNSDHIVNCPFIDPFQ from the coding sequence TTGAATAAACTTCAATCTTTGTTAATAATTGGAATTGTTTCTATTGGTATAATTTTTGTATCATCATCATCTGATCAACTAGTTGATGCAGGTTCTAGAAAGAAAATTCATTTCACTGAAACTATAACATCATCCCAAGATCCTGGCCAAGGACATGAAAATCACCAACTGGCATTGATTTTATCTCCAAATGAGGGAACAATCTATGACGGTTCTATGACATTTACCTCAAGTGAGCCTGTACAGATTATAGTTTTACATGAAATTAGTTCTCAAGAATCAAAAGGCCAACCTACATGGACAGTTGATGGAAAAACAATCTATGGTTTATCATTAATTGATTTACAAAAAAATTCAGGATCATTTGAGTTTACGGGAGCAGCGCTTGCATTGCATTCACCAAACTCCAAAAAATTTACATCTACTGTTAGTCTAGACGGATGGATTAGAGGCCAACCCACTGATGTAATAATGCAAAAAATTGAGTTTGAAAAAGATGAATCATCATATTTACTTTCAAGAACAAATGTCCCTGCCACAATCCCAATGCACAAAGGAATCTATGAAGGAAATCAAATCCATTACATCATAACTGATGGTAGTGATAAAAATTATGCAAAAACTATTTCAGATAAACAAGAATGGAATGTAGAATTTGCACCAGTTCTTGCAGATGTACCAGAAAAAGCACTTCAAAAATTATATGTTTTTAAAAATGGAGTAAAGGGCAATGGAATATATGGATTCCAAAACGAAGTATTTTCTAGCACACCATCACAAAAATCAGAATACAGTGCACTAAATTCTATTGTTGAAGTTACTTGGAAAGTTGGTCAAAAAGAAATTGAATTTAAATCTGCAGCAGATGTAATTGCAGCTGAAGAAGGTGGTCGAGTTAAATTTAATGAAACAGGAATTGTACTGAATACACCTCAAATTATTTGGCCTGATGGACAAATGAAAGTTCGTTCAGACAAAGAAATTTCTGATGAAATGTCTTACAGTGGTGGTCAAATTACTGAAATTAACAAAGAGGAAATGACTGTAACTTTTGTAGCTCATAGGGGTTGGGGACCTGATGGAAGAACAATTTACTATATTGTAACTGATGCAACACCATCAGGACCTGCTGAAACTATGGGTGTGGCCTCATCTCCTAGTTCAGCAAATCTGATTACTCATTCAGGCGCAGTAGATTTGTTCCAATTTAAAAATGGAATTACTGGTTCTGGCCCATTGGGATTCCAAGCAGGAATTGCTGGAGCATCACTTGGAGATGCAAATTATAGTCCTATGTGGAGAATCTATCTAGTTGAATGGAATGATGAAAAATCTGCAAAAATTTTAGAAACAAGGTCTGATATTGACTCTTTTAGTAAAGAGGATAAACTTTCAGTTAGTATTGCCAGACCAACTAACAGTGATCATATAGTAAACTGTCCATTTATTGATCCATTCCAATAG
- a CDS encoding aspartate kinase, whose product MRLVIKYGGTSISAAKDIQAVAKHLNELSKKNQIVVVCSATSGTTDDLIEISESIKKENKSKAEQLASKITNRHKQLAKQTIKKSDIRKKLLSKYDEDFDELVALIDGMVLLGEVTPRTMDYLFSFGERLSIKLVSSAITDSGKKSVPLTGKEVGIVTDSNFGESKPLIDTTRLRVSKTVDALFSKKTIPVVGGFVGADQHGHVTTFGRGGSDYSATIVGSCIKADEIWLMSDVDGLMTADPKIVKNAKLLKEVSYIEAVEMALFGAKQIHPRTFEPLITKKIPMKIRNSFNIKNEGTLVSASTSSAVKNTVKCVSNVRNNGLIDVQGGSMVGTPGTAAKIFATLAKAGINVMMISQNPSESSITIVVKNADLDKAVSALEMELLGKIIKKLDITTDVAIIALIGSGMRGTVGVASKVFGAIEKNKVNVSMITQGSSELNLAFVVKNSDTNAAVRALHNEFALDKIN is encoded by the coding sequence TTGAGACTTGTAATAAAATATGGTGGAACATCAATTTCTGCCGCAAAAGACATCCAAGCAGTAGCTAAGCATCTTAATGAATTATCAAAGAAAAACCAAATTGTTGTAGTATGTTCTGCAACTAGTGGAACTACAGATGATTTGATAGAAATTTCAGAATCAATAAAAAAAGAAAATAAATCCAAAGCTGAACAACTTGCATCAAAAATTACCAATAGACATAAGCAATTAGCTAAACAGACGATCAAAAAATCTGACATAAGAAAAAAATTACTTTCAAAATATGATGAAGACTTTGATGAACTTGTGGCCCTAATTGATGGAATGGTGTTACTAGGTGAAGTTACTCCAAGAACAATGGATTATCTATTTTCGTTTGGAGAAAGGTTATCAATAAAATTAGTTTCATCAGCAATTACTGATTCAGGAAAAAAATCAGTTCCTCTCACTGGCAAAGAAGTGGGAATAGTTACTGATTCTAATTTTGGTGAATCTAAACCACTCATTGATACAACACGATTGAGAGTATCAAAGACTGTAGATGCTTTATTTTCAAAGAAAACAATCCCGGTTGTTGGAGGATTTGTTGGTGCTGATCAACATGGTCATGTTACTACCTTTGGTAGAGGCGGTTCTGATTATTCAGCAACAATTGTTGGTTCCTGCATAAAAGCAGATGAGATTTGGTTAATGAGTGATGTAGATGGTCTAATGACTGCAGATCCAAAAATTGTAAAAAATGCAAAATTACTCAAAGAAGTTTCATACATTGAAGCAGTTGAAATGGCTCTATTTGGTGCAAAGCAGATACACCCAAGAACATTTGAGCCTCTAATAACAAAGAAAATCCCAATGAAGATTAGAAATTCCTTCAATATCAAAAATGAAGGAACCCTAGTTTCTGCATCAACTTCTTCAGCTGTAAAAAATACAGTAAAGTGCGTAAGTAATGTACGAAATAATGGATTAATTGATGTTCAAGGCGGTAGTATGGTTGGAACTCCAGGTACTGCAGCAAAAATATTTGCCACGCTAGCAAAGGCTGGAATCAACGTAATGATGATCTCACAGAATCCATCTGAATCAAGCATTACAATTGTAGTAAAAAATGCTGATCTTGATAAAGCAGTTAGTGCATTAGAGATGGAATTATTGGGAAAAATTATCAAAAAATTAGACATTACTACAGATGTTGCAATAATTGCATTAATTGGTTCAGGAATGAGAGGAACTGTTGGAGTTGCCTCTAAAGTTTTTGGTGCAATTGAGAAAAACAAAGTAAACGTATCCATGATTACTCAAGGATCATCTGAACTTAATCTTGCATTTGTTGTAAAAAATTCTGATACAAATGCAGCTGTACGAGCTTTGCACAATGAATTTGCACTAGATAAAATCAATTAA
- a CDS encoding aminotransferase class V-fold PLP-dependent enzyme, which yields MNLVSKDISDDFPTSEKIYLNNASVSLMPTQSIEAMKEFLITYNSIGPDSKESEPLVNDKLRNVRKTIAKIISCQPDEVVLTQSTTDGINFVANGLSFDEDSNMIIRGMSHEHHANFYPWIKLQEKISIQNLPIDDNGFFKLDDLESLVNDKTKLVALSHVLYNTGAIIPVEEIGKILEDKVPFFIDSAQSIGCIGDIDVSKIKCDFMSFNGSKWLCGPMGTGLFYCKRNSSELLEPKTIGGESAIIYDDSKLAYKELPDKFQTGFRNYVGIVGLESSANYLLKFGMNNIRKKNQHLSNVLREELSKIPNIILYGPEDSDVRTSIVSFNIKGIDSQLVVDKLEKQNIILAVREIMDQKIVRVSPHFFNTESQILKVIDAIKKL from the coding sequence TCTATCTCAATAATGCATCTGTTTCTTTAATGCCCACTCAAAGTATTGAGGCTATGAAAGAATTTCTAATCACATACAATTCTATTGGCCCTGATTCAAAAGAGTCAGAACCTCTTGTCAATGATAAATTGCGAAATGTAAGAAAAACTATTGCAAAAATCATTTCTTGTCAACCTGATGAAGTGGTTCTTACCCAAAGTACTACTGATGGAATTAATTTTGTAGCAAACGGATTGTCTTTTGATGAAGACTCTAATATGATAATTCGTGGAATGTCACACGAACATCATGCTAATTTTTATCCGTGGATAAAGTTACAAGAAAAAATTTCTATTCAAAATTTACCTATTGATGATAATGGTTTTTTTAAGTTAGATGATTTAGAGTCACTTGTTAATGATAAGACAAAACTAGTTGCACTTAGTCATGTATTGTATAACACAGGTGCAATAATTCCTGTAGAAGAAATAGGAAAAATTCTTGAAGACAAGGTTCCATTCTTCATTGATAGCGCACAAAGTATAGGTTGTATTGGAGATATCGATGTTTCAAAAATTAAATGTGATTTTATGTCATTTAATGGATCTAAATGGCTTTGCGGCCCCATGGGCACAGGATTATTCTATTGCAAAAGAAATTCTAGTGAATTACTAGAACCCAAAACAATTGGTGGCGAATCTGCAATAATTTATGATGATTCAAAATTAGCATACAAAGAATTACCAGATAAATTTCAAACTGGATTTAGAAATTATGTGGGAATTGTCGGATTGGAATCATCTGCAAATTATTTGTTAAAGTTTGGAATGAATAACATTCGCAAGAAAAATCAACACTTGTCAAATGTTTTAAGAGAAGAACTATCAAAAATTCCAAATATTATTTTGTATGGGCCGGAGGATTCTGATGTTAGAACAAGTATTGTTTCATTTAACATCAAAGGGATTGATTCACAACTTGTTGTTGATAAACTTGAAAAACAAAATATTATTTTAGCAGTAAGAGAAATTATGGACCAAAAGATTGTACGTGTATCTCCACACTTTTTTAATACTGAATCTCAGATTTTAAAAGTAATTGATGCAATAAAGAAATTATAG
- a CDS encoding cyclase family protein produces the protein MKPIDLSLTISESIPSFPGSPTPQFIDWSDIDHDGYNLELLFLSSHTGTHLDAPYHFVKNGLKIHQIPLDRLFGKAILIKLKKSKNTPITKSDITSFEKKNGNIPNHSSVFFFTDWQKNLKKNNYFTENPGLDASSAKYLASKKINLVGIDSPSIDLGKDESFSVHHILSKNNILIVENLANMNKIRTLEFNFTILPLKLKDATGSPVRAVAHDYTT, from the coding sequence GTGAAACCAATAGATTTGTCACTTACAATATCAGAATCCATTCCAAGTTTCCCTGGATCTCCAACTCCCCAATTCATTGATTGGTCAGATATAGATCATGATGGATATAATCTTGAATTATTATTCCTAAGTTCACATACAGGAACACATCTGGATGCACCTTATCATTTTGTCAAAAATGGACTAAAAATTCACCAAATTCCACTTGATAGACTCTTTGGAAAAGCAATTCTAATCAAACTCAAAAAATCAAAGAATACCCCAATTACCAAATCCGATATCACATCATTTGAAAAAAAGAACGGTAATATCCCAAACCATTCTTCTGTTTTTTTCTTTACAGACTGGCAAAAAAATCTGAAAAAAAATAATTATTTCACTGAAAATCCTGGATTAGATGCATCATCTGCAAAGTATCTTGCATCCAAAAAAATCAATTTAGTAGGTATTGATTCCCCAAGTATAGATCTTGGAAAAGATGAATCATTTTCTGTACATCACATATTGTCTAAAAATAATATTTTGATAGTAGAAAATTTAGCAAATATGAATAAAATACGAACTTTGGAATTTAATTTTACAATTCTTCCATTAAAGCTAAAAGATGCTACAGGTTCCCCTGTCCGTGCAGTAGCTCATGATTACACTACGTAA
- a CDS encoding Lrp/AsnC ligand binding domain-containing protein translates to MPTAYVLLNSDLGSDETIINEVKQILTKEDVKYEVQGVYGVYDIVLKLTSDDAEKLRAIITNKVRKISKVQSTLTMMVIEEQESL, encoded by the coding sequence GTGCCTACAGCGTATGTTCTATTAAATTCTGATTTAGGATCAGATGAAACAATCATCAACGAAGTAAAACAAATTCTTACAAAAGAGGATGTAAAGTATGAGGTTCAAGGCGTATACGGCGTATACGATATTGTCCTAAAATTAACTTCTGATGATGCTGAAAAATTACGTGCAATTATTACCAACAAAGTTAGAAAAATTAGTAAAGTTCAATCTACACTAACAATGATGGTAATAGAAGAACAAGAAAGCCTATAA
- a CDS encoding RpoL/Rpb11 RNA polymerase subunit family protein, with translation MNAQVISSEPKEISLSITETDIGILYIIQHELLKASSTDFAGVIVKHPLTNECWMRVNSSSKPLGEIKKATDSAIKMAQEFNQLFHSQIKVN, from the coding sequence ATGAATGCACAAGTGATCAGTTCTGAGCCTAAAGAGATCAGCCTTTCAATTACTGAAACTGATATTGGAATTTTATACATAATTCAACATGAACTGCTAAAAGCATCTTCTACTGATTTTGCAGGAGTTATTGTAAAGCATCCTCTTACCAATGAATGTTGGATGAGAGTTAATTCTAGTTCAAAACCACTTGGTGAAATTAAAAAAGCAACAGATTCAGCCATCAAAATGGCTCAAGAATTCAACCAACTATTCCATTCTCAAATTAAGGTAAATTAG
- a CDS encoding dual specificity protein phosphatase 23, translating into MSKPGNIWRKVHGKITKKPTNFSWLIEEKLAGSGIPTSLDEFDWLLNQGVKSIVTMTEQSLPDDWVKNIGYLHVPTPDLTAPDMDRIDSAVDFIHEQIKNDQSVMVHCAAGMGRAGTILACYFIKYKNFSAKNAIKKIRDERPGSIQSEVQELAIGFYEKHVRN; encoded by the coding sequence ATGAGTAAACCTGGTAATATTTGGAGAAAGGTTCATGGTAAAATTACAAAAAAACCTACAAACTTTTCTTGGTTAATTGAAGAAAAATTAGCAGGCTCAGGTATTCCGACAAGTTTGGATGAATTTGATTGGCTTCTAAATCAAGGTGTTAAATCAATTGTAACTATGACTGAGCAATCATTACCAGATGACTGGGTTAAAAATATTGGATATCTGCATGTCCCAACTCCTGATTTGACTGCTCCTGATATGGACAGAATAGATTCAGCAGTTGATTTCATTCATGAACAAATTAAAAATGATCAATCAGTAATGGTTCATTGTGCCGCCGGAATGGGAAGAGCTGGAACAATACTTGCTTGTTATTTTATAAAATACAAAAATTTTTCAGCCAAGAATGCAATTAAAAAAATTCGAGACGAAAGACCAGGTTCAATCCAATCTGAAGTACAAGAATTAGCTATCGGATTTTATGAAAAACATGTAAGAAATTAG
- the pcn gene encoding proliferating cell nuclear antigen (pcna) yields the protein MTFGAKTSGSDDLKAIISAISTLVEEATFVATAEGITFRGMDPSHVALIDISWPNSAFEKYECDSDIKFGVRIDEFSKLIKRADKKDSIEISISEQNMLLVTVGKNKKYKMRLIESSATDTPLPKIPYDSKIVLTSSKFDKILGDVQVVSDYLTIQTSDSKGDFSGKGDSGEVVIELDKDDKEIEEISSKEDSVGTYSLEYLNPVVKAVGSNAGSITCEFSSAKPLRIEFKVANIGRIHFYLAPRVES from the coding sequence TTGACTTTTGGTGCAAAAACAAGTGGATCTGATGATCTAAAAGCTATCATTTCTGCAATATCTACACTTGTTGAGGAAGCAACTTTTGTTGCAACAGCAGAAGGAATTACTTTTAGAGGAATGGATCCATCACATGTAGCTTTGATAGATATCTCATGGCCAAATTCTGCATTTGAAAAATATGAATGTGATAGTGATATTAAATTTGGTGTAAGAATAGATGAATTTTCAAAACTTATCAAAAGAGCAGATAAAAAAGATAGCATTGAGATCAGTATCTCTGAACAAAACATGTTACTTGTAACAGTTGGAAAAAATAAAAAATACAAAATGCGATTAATTGAAAGTTCTGCAACTGATACTCCATTACCAAAAATCCCTTATGACTCAAAAATTGTTTTAACCTCATCAAAGTTTGACAAAATTCTTGGTGATGTACAGGTTGTATCTGATTATCTTACTATCCAAACATCTGATTCAAAAGGGGACTTTTCTGGAAAAGGTGATTCTGGTGAAGTTGTAATTGAACTTGACAAAGATGATAAAGAAATTGAAGAAATTTCTTCAAAAGAGGACAGTGTTGGTACATACAGTCTTGAATATCTAAATCCTGTAGTCAAAGCAGTAGGTTCCAATGCAGGCTCAATTACATGTGAGTTTTCAAGCGCAAAGCCTCTTAGAATTGAATTTAAAGTAGCAAATATCGGTAGAATTCACTTTTACCTCGCTCCACGCGTCGAAAGTTAA